TCAAGATTAATCCGTTCTCTGCTTTTGAGAGTTCCCAGATTGGTGCTTCCGAGAGTCTCGTTTGAAATATCAAAAGAAAGTATATTCTTATTCTTACCGACAACTGTAAGGCATACTCCATTTACAGCAATGCTGTCGCCAATCCCAGTGTCTGATGCAGCTTTGTCTGCCTTTAAAGAAAGCGTTGAGCTTCCGCCCTTTTTTTGTACAGATACGACTTCGCCTAATTCGAGTATAAGCCCGGTAAACAAATCAAGCCTCTACATCTACTTTAAACTCATAAGTGTGTTGATATATTCCCAGAAGATCAACGGTTGATTTCCACTCGGTTTTCACATGAACACCCTTTATTGTTTTTTCAATCTCTATCTCTTTTTCTGTGACAGGTATATTATGTTCCTGTGCACTTTCAAAAATTTCGGCCTTTGTTTTTTCAAGGTTTCCAAGGCTTACCCTTGCTATTTCCGTTGCATTAGTTTTGAATGCTGAGTAGTTGTAAAATGGGATCAAAAGCTGAATTCCGGCATAGATCACAAATGCAATAATTCCTGCAGTTATCAGAAACTTTAGAAATCCTCCGCCTCTTTCATTAAGCATCATCATTTTACCAACCTCCCGATTCTTTCAAATCTTACCCAATTCTTATTACTGTCCCATGACCAATAAAGTATAAGCGCTTCACCCTTAATATCCTTGAGGTCAACATATCCCCAGTAGCGGCTGTCATAGCTCTGGTCGCGGTTATCTCCCATCATAAAAAATTTATCCTTGGGAACGATTAGAGGACCGAAGTTGTCTCTGGGCTCAATTCCAATAGGACGAAGATTAGCGTCCGTGTGCTGCGCATAGGGTTCATTCATAGGCTTGTCATTAATATAAATTTTTTTATTCCTTGACTCTATAACATCGCCTTCTGTTGCTATTATTCTTTTTATAAAATCTCTTGATGGATCTTCAGGATACTTAAAAACTACTACATCGCCTTTTTCCGGTTTTTTGAAATTCAGGACTCTATAATCAGTAAATGGAGCCTTTACTCCATAGATGAATTTATTTACGAGAATGTGGTCTCCGACAACAAGAGTCGGGATCATAGATCCTGAAGGGATTTTAAATGCCTGAACTACAAATGCCCTGATCACAAGCGCAAGAATGAGGGCTGTGATTATTGCCTCTGTATATTCCCAAAATATTTTTTTCTTTGTTTTCATTAATTAAACTCTCCTCAATCTTTGCCCTTAGTTACTGCTAATTCTGCAAAAACCATTCCTGCTGAACCTATAATTCCTGCATCATCGCCAAGCAAGGATGGAATTATCTTAACATTCTCGAACAATCCGGGTAATGTTTTTCTGGAGGCTTCTTTTATAGCCTCCTGAACATATATGTTCCATGCGCCTGTAAGTCCGCCAGCAAGTATTATCGCCTGAGGACTCAGTATGTTTATTATATTTGCAATTCCCACACCAAGGTATCTTCCTGTTTCTCTAAGAATTTCCTTAGCAAGATTATCTCCTTCAAGTGCGTAAGTGTAGATGTCCTCTCCTGTAACTTTATAAAAACTGCCTCCGCAGCATTCCTTCAAAAGGCTTTCTGTTCCCTTTTCAATTGCATATATCACTTTTGATTCCATTGCCTTTGCCGCTGCATACAACTCAAGGCATCCTGAATTTCCGCAAGGACATTTATCACCGTCTGCATTTATACTCATATGCCCAATCTCAGCGGCAATATCAGCAAGCCTATTGTTCTGGATTATTCCGCTTCCTATCCCTGTCCCAAGGGTTAGAAGGACAAAATTATCAAATTCTTTTCCTGCGCCAATCCATTTTTCACCGAGCGCCGCAGCATTTGCGTCGTTTTCAACATACACAGGAACCTCAAACTGCTTTTTTAGGATCTTTCTGAAATCTATGCCTTCGACTGAATGAAGATTCGGAGACAATGTAACAATGCGATCTTTCCTGTCAAGAAGTCCTGAAACACCAATGCCTATTCCTAAAACTTCTTTATTGATTAAAGGCTGTATAATCTTCTGGAGAGTTTCTAATATATCTCCCCCTGATGATTCTTTCGCTTTTTCAACTGCCTCTCCTTTAGCTGAAACCAGCGCAGCTCTTAGATTGGTGCCTCCGATATCAATTCCTATAGCGTATTTTTTTGACATAAGTTTTGGGATCCTTAGAATGAAGATTTTCTGATATTAACATAATAAGTTTCACACTGTAAACCAAACCGTCTGAATTCTTGACATAATATTTATTTTACTGTTAAATTAGTCCACCTTACAAGAGTGAGAACAGTTTTTTAAAATTTCAATATAGAGAGGGGGGGATTCATTAATGCCCTCTGTAAAGGTAAAAGAGAACGATTCTTTTGAAAATGCATTAAGGCGTTTTAAAAAACAGTGCGAAAGAGAAGGAATACTCTCAGAAATAAAAAAGAGGGAGCATTACGAAAAGCCCAGTGTAAAGAAGAAGAAAAAAGCTATTGCTGCTCGTAAAAAAGCTCTAAAGCGTACAAGAATAACCAAAGAGAGGTAAGAAGTCTTACCTCTCTTTTATTTTCCTATCCTGACATCAGCTCCAACAGCAACAAGTTTTTCAGCCATTTTTTCATAGCCCCTTTCAAGATGAT
The nucleotide sequence above comes from Nitrospiraceae bacterium. Encoded proteins:
- the lepB gene encoding signal peptidase I; translation: MKTKKKIFWEYTEAIITALILALVIRAFVVQAFKIPSGSMIPTLVVGDHILVNKFIYGVKAPFTDYRVLNFKKPEKGDVVVFKYPEDPSRDFIKRIIATEGDVIESRNKKIYINDKPMNEPYAQHTDANLRPIGIEPRDNFGPLIVPKDKFFMMGDNRDQSYDSRYWGYVDLKDIKGEALILYWSWDSNKNWVRFERIGRLVK
- a CDS encoding ROK family protein, which gives rise to MSKKYAIGIDIGGTNLRAALVSAKGEAVEKAKESSGGDILETLQKIIQPLINKEVLGIGIGVSGLLDRKDRIVTLSPNLHSVEGIDFRKILKKQFEVPVYVENDANAAALGEKWIGAGKEFDNFVLLTLGTGIGSGIIQNNRLADIAAEIGHMSINADGDKCPCGNSGCLELYAAAKAMESKVIYAIEKGTESLLKECCGGSFYKVTGEDIYTYALEGDNLAKEILRETGRYLGVGIANIINILSPQAIILAGGLTGAWNIYVQEAIKEASRKTLPGLFENVKIIPSLLGDDAGIIGSAGMVFAELAVTKGKD
- the rpsU gene encoding 30S ribosomal protein S21; this encodes MPSVKVKENDSFENALRRFKKQCEREGILSEIKKREHYEKPSVKKKKKAIAARKKALKRTRITKER